One stretch of Aquimarina sp. Aq107 DNA includes these proteins:
- a CDS encoding helix-turn-helix domain-containing protein, protein MFVSSLFTIKIQAQEKGLVVVDSLKNKTVTELIDLIKTSRIDESAVYEVALNKSRIPNTNLAIVYSDIGYYFYKKEESERSLSYLDKAIKISSANNDDKTLCEAYKRQGNSYLQDWQNQEALDAYHKVLGMAQKKGDLKNEIVAKSNIAIVLRRMNQLDNALVDCNKLLSFIDKTSFKNGKNHVNVLTIISEVYLDLEKFDSVVKYTNIGIKMSELLDYQIAIADLYIKKGIVFYQSKDFDQALDFLYKAERILENLKVSKRSNQWINVNYFLASYFYDHKSYDKAISYLLETINALKESDLRKNRVIDAYVLLAKSYKEIGDGDASIHWFTKHQELQDQFQKDKDKTVNKIYDQNTQQLGDQIKKLEKKRVKEQQYKKYILGILILVFLIMVTVLIVYFRKQKSNKIVFNELVKKISDLETRERIEPVSRKDVAKEIIIDDEKINEVLKGLLKMEQQEYFLNLDCNLRSIAKKVKTNATYLSKIINTYKAKSFNDYINDLRIDYALKRLKNDKKFRSFSITSIASEIGYKSDNSFTKHFKAKTGLNPSYYIKNIEKLPSGSNDI, encoded by the coding sequence TTGTTTGTATCAAGTCTTTTTACGATAAAAATTCAAGCTCAGGAAAAAGGTTTAGTAGTAGTTGATAGTTTAAAAAACAAAACGGTTACAGAATTAATTGATTTGATCAAGACTTCTAGGATCGATGAAAGCGCAGTTTATGAAGTAGCTCTAAATAAATCTAGGATACCAAATACAAATCTTGCCATTGTATATTCCGACATTGGATATTATTTCTATAAGAAAGAAGAATCCGAGAGAAGCTTATCTTATTTAGATAAAGCTATAAAAATTTCTTCAGCAAATAATGATGATAAAACTCTATGTGAGGCATATAAACGTCAAGGAAATTCTTATTTACAAGATTGGCAAAATCAAGAAGCATTAGATGCGTATCATAAGGTCTTAGGAATGGCGCAGAAAAAAGGAGATCTTAAAAATGAGATTGTTGCTAAATCTAATATTGCTATAGTTTTAAGGCGCATGAATCAGTTGGATAATGCATTAGTTGATTGTAATAAATTACTAAGTTTTATCGATAAAACATCATTTAAGAATGGTAAAAATCATGTAAATGTACTCACTATTATTAGCGAAGTGTATTTGGATTTAGAAAAATTTGACTCTGTTGTTAAATATACCAATATAGGTATAAAAATGAGTGAACTTTTGGATTATCAAATAGCTATTGCTGATCTATATATTAAAAAAGGTATTGTTTTTTATCAAAGTAAAGATTTTGATCAAGCGTTAGATTTTTTATATAAAGCAGAACGCATTTTAGAGAACCTAAAGGTTAGTAAAAGATCAAATCAATGGATCAACGTTAATTATTTTTTGGCAAGTTATTTTTACGATCATAAATCCTATGATAAAGCAATTAGTTATTTGTTAGAAACTATAAATGCTTTAAAAGAAAGTGATTTAAGAAAGAACAGAGTTATTGATGCATATGTACTTCTGGCCAAAAGTTATAAAGAGATAGGAGATGGCGATGCATCTATTCACTGGTTTACTAAGCATCAAGAATTACAGGATCAGTTCCAAAAAGATAAAGACAAAACCGTTAACAAAATATATGATCAAAACACTCAACAATTGGGCGATCAAATTAAAAAATTAGAAAAAAAACGAGTAAAAGAACAACAGTATAAGAAGTATATTTTAGGAATTTTGATATTAGTTTTTTTAATAATGGTTACAGTGTTAATTGTGTATTTCCGAAAACAGAAATCAAATAAAATTGTATTTAATGAGCTTGTAAAAAAAATATCAGATTTAGAAACTAGAGAAAGAATAGAACCAGTATCCAGAAAAGACGTAGCAAAAGAGATTATAATAGATGATGAAAAAATCAACGAAGTTCTTAAAGGATTGCTTAAGATGGAACAACAAGAGTATTTTTTAAATTTAGATTGTAATTTGAGGTCAATTGCAAAAAAGGTAAAAACAAATGCTACGTATCTTTCTAAAATTATTAATACCTATAAAGCGAAGAGTTTTAATGATTATATAAATGATCTTAGAATTGACTATGCTCTTAAAAGACTAAAGAATGATAAAAAATTCCGGTCGTTTTCGATAACTTCGATTGCATCAGAAATAGGCTATAAAAGTGATAATTCTTTTACAAAGCATTTTAAAGCAAAAACAGGGCTTAATCCATCTTATTATATAAAAAATATAGAAAAATTACCTTCTGGATCTAATGATATTTAA
- a CDS encoding thiol-disulfide oxidoreductase DCC family protein, producing METSLNKSIIIFDGECNLCNGVVGWLMQFAPEDLFHFTPFQSPQGQEYLKKYGYPTEQLDTVILIDENGSHTHSDGFLRIVSKIPKWKRVAALLAFIPRMFRDGIYKLASRNRVKWFGQSQSCTINFR from the coding sequence ATGGAAACTTCTTTAAACAAAAGTATTATTATATTCGATGGAGAATGTAATCTGTGTAATGGTGTAGTTGGTTGGTTAATGCAATTTGCTCCAGAAGATCTTTTCCATTTTACTCCGTTTCAATCACCTCAAGGTCAAGAATACCTAAAAAAATATGGATATCCTACAGAGCAATTAGATACCGTAATTCTTATTGACGAAAATGGATCTCATACACATTCAGACGGCTTTTTAAGAATTGTTTCTAAAATCCCAAAATGGAAACGAGTAGCTGCTCTATTAGCGTTTATACCAAGAATGTTCCGTGATGGGATTTATAAATTAGCTTCTCGTAACAGAGTAAAGTGGTTTGGGCAATCGCAAAGTTGTACGATCAATTTTAGATAA
- a CDS encoding ABC transporter ATP-binding protein, giving the protein MILEAQHINKYFLNPEKHQVLKNISLSISEGELVSVFGESGSGKSTLLYILSTLDMDFEGILNIHNQDVKDLTPSSLTDFRNKYIGFVYQFHYLLPEFDVLQNVMLPAMKLSEKSKEEIKKDAFILLEEVGMKDFAKRPSYQLSGGQQQRVAIARALINDPSLVVADEPTGNLDQKNSEMIFELLKEITGSRNKAVVIATHNPKIYLNSHRSIEMIDGFIRL; this is encoded by the coding sequence ATGATATTAGAGGCACAACATATTAACAAATACTTTCTTAATCCAGAAAAGCATCAGGTATTAAAGAATATTTCTTTATCAATTTCTGAAGGAGAGTTGGTTTCGGTATTTGGAGAATCCGGAAGCGGAAAATCAACCTTGTTATATATCCTATCCACCCTAGATATGGATTTTGAAGGGATTTTGAATATCCATAATCAAGATGTTAAAGACTTAACGCCTTCATCACTTACCGATTTTAGAAATAAATATATCGGTTTTGTATATCAGTTTCATTATTTACTTCCTGAGTTTGACGTATTGCAGAATGTAATGCTTCCAGCGATGAAATTATCAGAAAAAAGTAAAGAAGAAATTAAAAAAGATGCTTTTATCTTGTTGGAAGAAGTAGGTATGAAAGATTTTGCAAAGCGTCCATCATATCAACTTTCTGGAGGACAACAACAACGGGTAGCTATTGCTAGAGCACTAATCAATGATCCTTCTTTGGTTGTAGCTGATGAGCCGACAGGAAATTTGGATCAGAAAAATTCTGAAATGATATTTGAATTATTAAAAGAAATTACCGGATCTAGAAATAAAGCGGTAGTAATTGCAACGCACAATCCTAAAATTTATCTTAATTCTCATCGTAGTATTGAAATGATTGATGGTTTTATACGACTATAG
- a CDS encoding FtsX-like permease family protein has protein sequence MSNQVFNKTNVFIALQYLSARKKQSFLATIGVLLGVTTFIVMINFMTGVNDFLDDAVFNGSPDIIVSKKTNIELKNNSLVPSNYIENGERINMFLANHENVHSFAQQIISPAILISDTKQFPGSINGVFPDQEQTVVDLERRLIAGEGFSSLLNENTILLGISLAKRLEISVGDTIKMILPNGKNQALKVSGIFSFGITTIDNVRTYVSASTLRNLLGNENGITNIHIKLKDRNNVNLKEDLIKNIDTITTEDWKDSNKTIVIGNKVRDILTWSVSFALLLVAGFGIYNILNITVIQKRKDIAVLKTIGYSSNDIVFIFLIQSLIIGVLGAFFGGILGYVISYMISTTPLDTSDFIIVDTYPINFRMSYYILGFLFGVLTTIVSGYFPSRKASKVDPVTIIRGI, from the coding sequence ATGTCAAATCAAGTTTTTAATAAAACCAATGTATTTATTGCATTACAATATCTTTCTGCAAGGAAAAAGCAAAGCTTTTTAGCTACTATTGGTGTGTTATTGGGTGTGACTACTTTTATTGTAATGATTAATTTCATGACGGGTGTCAATGACTTTTTGGATGATGCTGTTTTTAATGGTAGTCCAGATATTATTGTTAGTAAAAAAACAAACATCGAATTAAAAAACAATTCATTAGTACCGTCTAACTATATAGAAAACGGTGAAAGAATCAATATGTTTTTAGCAAATCATGAAAATGTACACTCTTTTGCGCAACAGATAATTTCACCAGCAATTTTAATTAGTGATACAAAGCAATTTCCAGGAAGTATCAATGGTGTTTTTCCTGACCAAGAGCAAACCGTGGTTGATCTAGAAAGACGTTTGATAGCAGGAGAAGGTTTTTCTAGTTTGTTAAATGAAAATACAATTCTTTTAGGGATAAGCTTGGCAAAGAGATTAGAAATATCCGTGGGTGATACGATTAAAATGATACTTCCCAATGGAAAGAATCAAGCGTTAAAAGTTTCTGGTATTTTTAGTTTTGGGATAACCACTATTGATAATGTTAGAACATATGTTTCTGCAAGTACTTTGCGAAATTTATTAGGAAACGAAAATGGTATAACCAATATTCATATTAAGTTAAAAGACAGAAATAATGTGAATCTTAAGGAAGATCTCATAAAGAACATAGATACAATTACCACAGAAGATTGGAAAGATAGTAATAAGACTATTGTAATAGGAAATAAGGTGCGTGACATTCTTACTTGGTCTGTTTCTTTTGCCTTACTCTTAGTTGCTGGATTTGGGATCTATAATATTCTAAATATTACAGTAATTCAGAAGAGAAAGGATATCGCAGTATTAAAAACTATTGGATATTCTAGCAATGATATTGTTTTCATTTTTTTAATACAATCATTGATCATTGGAGTTTTAGGAGCGTTTTTTGGCGGAATTTTAGGGTATGTAATTAGTTATATGATTTCGACAACACCATTGGATACTTCTGATTTCATCATTGTAGATACATATCCTATTAATTTTAGAATGTCTTACTATATTTTAGGGTTTTTGTTTGGTGTTTTGACCACTATTGTTTCTGGATATTTCCCTTCTAGAAAAGCAAGTAAAGTGGATCCAGTAACAATTATTAGAGGAATATGA
- a CDS encoding TfoX/Sxy family protein, with amino-acid sequence MAYNEYLADRINRIFRDKRANFYTKKMMGGLCFMVDDKMCCGIHYDKKKETDLLMARIGEEAYKNAIKREGCYPMDFTGRPMKGYAFVTPDGFDLDKDLEYWIQLCLDFNPIAKSSKRNK; translated from the coding sequence ATGGCATATAATGAATATTTGGCGGATAGAATCAACCGGATTTTTAGAGATAAAAGAGCTAACTTTTATACTAAAAAAATGATGGGAGGCCTTTGCTTTATGGTGGATGATAAGATGTGTTGTGGGATTCATTATGACAAGAAAAAGGAAACAGATTTACTGATGGCCCGTATTGGAGAGGAAGCATATAAAAATGCTATAAAAAGAGAAGGGTGTTATCCTATGGATTTTACTGGTAGACCTATGAAAGGGTATGCGTTTGTTACTCCAGATGGGTTCGATTTAGATAAGGACCTAGAATATTGGATACAATTATGTCTGGATTTTAACCCTATTGCAAAAAGTAGTAAAAGAAATAAATAG
- a CDS encoding DUF2461 domain-containing protein, with product MQYFTEDFVNFFKELEQNNHKEWFHANKKRYDLSIKKPFEVFVDRMIQEIQKYDPTLEIEAKDCILRINKDIRFSKDKTPYNIHYTAFVSRGGRKDKSVPGMFLRFSPEMVGVMGGCFGVSKEQLHGIRTKISQDSSGFRKLLNDDDFVQKFGSIKGRALKRVPKEWKEAFEKEPLIANKQFYFVGEESPDLITSESLIDKLMDYWKVMRPMNEYLTKAIY from the coding sequence ATGCAATATTTTACTGAAGATTTTGTAAACTTTTTTAAAGAACTTGAACAAAACAATCATAAAGAATGGTTTCACGCTAACAAGAAAAGATACGACTTAAGTATTAAGAAACCTTTCGAGGTTTTTGTGGATAGGATGATTCAGGAAATACAAAAATATGATCCTACTTTAGAAATTGAAGCAAAGGATTGTATACTTCGTATTAACAAGGATATTCGTTTTTCTAAAGATAAAACTCCATATAATATCCATTATACAGCATTTGTATCTAGAGGAGGTCGCAAAGATAAGAGCGTTCCGGGAATGTTTTTACGATTTTCTCCAGAAATGGTAGGTGTGATGGGTGGGTGTTTTGGTGTTTCGAAAGAACAATTACACGGTATACGAACTAAAATTAGCCAAGATTCTTCAGGATTTAGAAAATTATTAAATGACGATGATTTTGTTCAAAAATTTGGTAGCATAAAAGGACGAGCATTAAAGCGCGTCCCTAAAGAGTGGAAAGAAGCTTTCGAAAAAGAGCCTTTAATTGCTAATAAACAATTTTATTTTGTTGGTGAAGAATCTCCAGATCTCATTACCAGTGAATCTTTGATAGATAAGCTTATGGATTATTGGAAGGTGATGCGTCCAATGAATGAATATTTAACTAAAGCAATATATTAA
- a CDS encoding VOC family protein yields MSNAISWFEIPSTNFERAVKFYNELLDAELQPMEMEFKMAFFPYQEGGVGGCITHGNGNTPSQEGTFAYLNGGEDLSIPLARVEKAGGKILMPKTSIGENGFMAVFLDTEGNRVAFHSMS; encoded by the coding sequence ATGTCAAATGCAATTAGTTGGTTTGAAATACCAAGTACTAATTTTGAAAGAGCAGTGAAATTTTACAATGAACTGTTAGATGCAGAATTACAACCTATGGAAATGGAGTTCAAAATGGCTTTTTTTCCATATCAAGAAGGTGGTGTCGGAGGATGTATTACTCATGGAAATGGTAATACACCTTCTCAAGAAGGAACCTTTGCATATCTTAACGGAGGGGAGGATTTATCTATTCCATTAGCTCGTGTGGAAAAGGCCGGAGGAAAAATTTTAATGCCTAAAACTTCTATCGGAGAAAATGGCTTTATGGCCGTTTTTCTTGATACAGAAGGTAATCGAGTAGCATTTCATTCTATGTCTTAA
- a CDS encoding SRPBCC family protein — MKTLDVNQFTNAPKQLDIGRFIKAPINKVWDVVSDHKGMTSWMPMIKEVDLTIANQSGEWKEGCERRCQFGPDLLEEKIVHWDPPYGYAYMIADMHIVKNHLGYFKLIEKMEGTEIIWTQYYDPNGNIIKKWMAKNVMLPSVMKKALKNLQKKTSV, encoded by the coding sequence ATGAAAACATTAGATGTAAATCAATTTACCAATGCTCCCAAGCAACTTGACATAGGGAGGTTTATAAAGGCACCAATTAATAAAGTTTGGGATGTAGTTTCCGATCACAAAGGAATGACATCTTGGATGCCAATGATCAAAGAAGTAGATCTTACTATAGCCAATCAAAGCGGTGAATGGAAAGAAGGATGTGAGCGGCGTTGTCAATTCGGTCCTGACTTATTAGAAGAAAAAATAGTGCATTGGGATCCGCCATATGGGTATGCATATATGATCGCAGATATGCATATTGTTAAGAATCATTTGGGCTATTTTAAGCTTATTGAAAAAATGGAAGGAACAGAGATCATATGGACTCAATACTATGATCCTAACGGAAATATTATAAAAAAATGGATGGCCAAAAATGTCATGTTACCATCAGTAATGAAGAAAGCTTTAAAAAATTTACAAAAGAAAACCAGTGTTTAA
- a CDS encoding TetR/AcrR family transcriptional regulator, protein MGYKHNKEEILEVGYQVIRKNGYHHVGINQILKEAGIPKGSFYNFFKSKEDFARQVIQYYGEGNRKWLQDIFQKSEETPINTLKSFYKLLIGYNEEDNFCSGCLINNLGIETGRLYDSLAEETKEQFDQWLDVIAEVARKGQEVKEITDSFTPKEIANYLHSGFYGTFFKMKVERSRKDMDTWLEMTFKFIRA, encoded by the coding sequence ATGGGATATAAGCATAATAAAGAAGAGATTTTAGAAGTCGGATATCAGGTAATCCGAAAGAATGGATATCATCATGTGGGAATTAATCAAATTCTTAAAGAAGCAGGAATACCTAAAGGATCTTTTTATAATTTTTTTAAATCTAAAGAAGATTTTGCAAGACAGGTAATTCAATACTATGGAGAAGGAAATAGGAAATGGCTTCAGGATATATTTCAAAAATCAGAGGAAACACCTATTAATACCTTAAAGTCATTTTATAAGTTATTAATTGGATATAACGAAGAAGATAATTTCTGTAGTGGATGTTTGATTAACAATTTAGGGATTGAAACAGGAAGATTATATGATTCATTAGCTGAAGAAACAAAGGAACAATTTGATCAATGGCTGGATGTAATAGCTGAGGTTGCCAGAAAGGGCCAGGAAGTAAAGGAAATAACAGATAGTTTTACTCCTAAAGAAATAGCTAATTATTTGCATTCAGGATTTTATGGAACATTTTTCAAGATGAAAGTAGAAAGATCTAGAAAAGATATGGATACTTGGTTAGAAATGACTTTTAAGTTTATAAGAGCTTAA
- a CDS encoding SRPBCC family protein gives MRATMKTWILITLMSICSTILFSQSMSKKHRIIKVEIEIKAPADRVWEAMVLDYGEISNFSPYIYTSSYIKGSLKGKLGAKRKCSFNEKGTRWTHERIEQIDNKNRVMRNIVIEAEKFPLDIDNSQAYYRVRDNGNGTCTASYEFQFRTKPAFIGAIAKGNFKKTLIGTLIGLKHYVETGEKVNASNGRYKEIKRRYPEVTVVK, from the coding sequence ATGAGAGCAACAATGAAAACTTGGATTTTAATAACCCTTATGTCCATATGTAGTACGATTCTTTTTTCTCAGAGCATGTCGAAGAAACATCGAATCATTAAGGTAGAAATAGAAATTAAAGCACCAGCAGATCGAGTATGGGAAGCTATGGTATTGGATTATGGGGAGATCTCTAATTTTTCTCCGTATATATATACCTCTAGTTATATTAAAGGATCATTAAAGGGTAAATTGGGGGCCAAACGTAAATGTAGTTTTAATGAAAAAGGTACACGTTGGACGCATGAACGAATTGAGCAGATTGATAATAAGAATAGAGTAATGCGAAATATAGTAATTGAAGCAGAAAAGTTTCCGTTGGATATAGATAATTCCCAAGCTTATTATAGAGTTAGAGACAACGGAAATGGAACTTGTACAGCCTCCTATGAGTTTCAGTTTAGAACCAAACCAGCATTTATCGGAGCAATTGCAAAGGGAAATTTTAAAAAGACATTGATAGGAACGCTGATTGGTCTAAAACATTATGTTGAGACTGGAGAAAAAGTAAATGCTAGTAATGGAAGATATAAAGAAATTAAAAGGAGATATCCAGAAGTAACAGTTGTTAAATAG
- a CDS encoding SRPBCC family protein has product MKIKETISIDAPAAKVWDVLWKDYGQVCHWASTVNHSEKREVANTLEGGRSCHSTWGEISEIIEKVDEYNMTYTYYADGLPVMMKSARNTWKVHKRGVNTSEVSIDLEIELTTIPKALMSWMIVPKLKKDIIQTMVDLRYFIETGKQTAAKLKSDVKYFKKHPLKTV; this is encoded by the coding sequence ATGAAGATTAAAGAAACAATTAGTATAGATGCTCCTGCGGCAAAAGTTTGGGATGTGTTGTGGAAAGATTATGGACAAGTATGCCATTGGGCAAGTACCGTAAATCATTCAGAAAAACGTGAAGTAGCTAACACATTAGAAGGAGGGAGAAGTTGTCATTCTACTTGGGGTGAGATTAGTGAAATTATAGAAAAAGTGGATGAGTATAATATGACATATACCTATTATGCAGATGGATTACCTGTTATGATGAAGAGCGCTAGAAATACTTGGAAGGTTCATAAAAGAGGTGTAAATACATCGGAGGTTTCTATAGATTTAGAAATAGAACTTACAACAATACCAAAAGCATTGATGAGTTGGATGATAGTTCCTAAATTGAAAAAAGATATTATACAGACCATGGTTGATCTACGGTATTTTATAGAAACAGGCAAACAGACAGCAGCAAAACTGAAATCCGATGTAAAGTATTTTAAAAAGCATCCTTTAAAAACTGTTTAA
- a CDS encoding RNA polymerase sigma factor, which produces MENPFLKEYSGDTTDIQLVNEAKSGNKKSLEFLILKHQPYIYNIAWKMVKNPIDAEDLTQEVNIKVITKLSQFKGESSFRTWLYRIVANHFLMAKRKPAETVLDSFDTMEQALNNTPDVTLTAIEQEENKKVIREMNYMCMSGMLLCLTKEQRITFILGEMFNADHTIGSEILGISKSNFRKRLSRARADIFSFMNDKCGLVNKNNPCRCHKKITYAIKGKAIDSKNLLFNRKEYSEFRNLLKPQADTMLDYVDDKYAQLYQKLPYKNNFDKRTFLEDIVNDEHVKKLMNLN; this is translated from the coding sequence ATGGAGAATCCTTTTTTAAAAGAGTATAGTGGTGATACTACGGATATTCAATTAGTCAATGAAGCCAAATCTGGTAATAAGAAATCTTTGGAGTTTTTAATTCTAAAACATCAACCATATATCTATAATATTGCTTGGAAAATGGTTAAAAACCCTATTGATGCAGAAGATTTGACACAAGAAGTAAATATTAAAGTGATTACCAAGCTTTCGCAGTTTAAAGGAGAAAGTTCGTTTAGAACTTGGCTTTATAGAATCGTTGCCAATCATTTCTTAATGGCTAAACGAAAGCCAGCAGAGACTGTACTTGATAGTTTTGATACTATGGAACAAGCTTTAAATAATACTCCGGATGTTACATTGACAGCAATAGAACAAGAAGAAAATAAGAAGGTAATTCGTGAAATGAATTACATGTGTATGAGTGGGATGTTATTATGTTTGACCAAAGAACAGCGAATTACATTTATACTTGGAGAGATGTTCAATGCAGATCATACTATAGGTTCAGAAATTTTGGGAATATCTAAGAGTAATTTTAGAAAACGATTATCAAGAGCTAGAGCAGATATTTTTAGTTTTATGAATGATAAATGTGGATTGGTAAATAAAAACAATCCCTGTCGTTGTCATAAAAAAATTACATATGCTATAAAAGGAAAGGCTATAGACAGTAAAAATTTGCTATTCAATCGTAAAGAGTATTCTGAATTTAGAAATCTATTAAAACCTCAAGCGGATACGATGTTAGATTATGTAGATGATAAGTATGCTCAGTTATATCAGAAACTTCCATATAAAAACAATTTTGATAAAAGAACATTTTTAGAAGATATTGTAAATGATGAACATGTAAAGAAGCTGATGAATCTTAATTAG
- a CDS encoding DUF6503 family protein produces the protein MKTVQFIKLGILSISITLLSCNQKKEKNITTETSTTKIAEERQSEKKEITYDVTKPKTIINAIAEASGGWDSIWNLKDVEYTYTYQQADGKKDVSLERYIFDGEYSWGKYTTHQVNVLPEGEQTIVQNFSKGTASVSMDGKPMTDEKMIGTSDFLRQVNYYWFMMNFKIGDPGTIYEYKGQETINGKIYDKVSVAYDPQKTGKEANDAYILYVNQETKLIDQFYFSLPAWGINETVLLMKVTYTEIDGIQVSTHRYAYIPNEKGEYPKEPSLSEISTNLKFNNGFTPEDLKI, from the coding sequence ATGAAGACAGTACAATTCATTAAATTAGGAATCCTATCAATATCGATAACTTTACTAAGTTGTAATCAGAAAAAAGAAAAGAACATAACTACGGAAACTTCAACCACCAAAATTGCAGAAGAAAGGCAATCTGAGAAAAAAGAAATTACTTATGATGTTACTAAACCTAAAACCATTATTAACGCAATTGCCGAAGCTTCTGGAGGTTGGGATAGCATTTGGAATCTAAAGGATGTAGAATATACCTATACCTACCAGCAAGCAGATGGTAAAAAAGACGTCTCTCTCGAACGCTATATTTTTGATGGTGAATATTCTTGGGGTAAATACACCACACATCAAGTAAATGTACTACCAGAAGGTGAACAGACCATCGTACAGAATTTTTCTAAAGGAACAGCTTCAGTAAGTATGGACGGTAAACCAATGACTGATGAAAAAATGATTGGAACTTCAGATTTCCTGCGTCAGGTAAACTATTACTGGTTTATGATGAACTTTAAAATTGGTGATCCAGGAACTATTTATGAATATAAAGGTCAGGAAACCATTAACGGAAAAATATATGATAAGGTTTCGGTAGCCTACGATCCACAAAAAACGGGTAAAGAAGCCAATGATGCCTATATTCTTTACGTAAATCAGGAAACCAAACTGATAGATCAATTCTATTTCTCCCTACCAGCCTGGGGAATTAATGAGACGGTATTATTAATGAAAGTAACATATACCGAAATTGATGGTATACAAGTATCCACTCATCGATATGCATATATCCCTAATGAAAAAGGAGAGTATCCTAAAGAGCCATCTTTATCTGAGATTTCTACCAACTTAAAATTTAATAACGGATTTACTCCGGAAGACCTTAAAATCTAA
- a CDS encoding SRPBCC family protein: MKFTKFLCLLVIILLGSRNVNSQKSNANITLTKVVDTSADNVWDKLRQLDDIDKYSSAISKVKWIGEKGIGGQRVCTSADGQGYFKESIIAFDDQNRTYTYALVEGVPTKGMINNFKVIDLGYQKSMIVWTSNYDQFMKNPQMTENQFLGFLNQSASEMITNVAIAAVK, translated from the coding sequence ATGAAATTTACAAAATTTTTATGCTTATTAGTAATAATACTATTAGGATCAAGGAATGTTAATTCTCAAAAATCTAATGCCAATATCACCTTAACAAAGGTTGTAGATACTTCTGCCGATAATGTTTGGGATAAATTAAGACAGTTAGATGATATTGATAAATATTCGTCTGCTATTTCTAAAGTAAAATGGATTGGCGAAAAAGGAATCGGTGGCCAAAGAGTATGTACATCTGCAGACGGACAAGGATACTTTAAAGAAAGTATTATCGCGTTTGATGATCAAAATCGTACTTATACATATGCATTAGTAGAAGGTGTTCCCACAAAAGGAATGATTAACAACTTTAAGGTAATAGACCTAGGATATCAAAAATCCATGATTGTGTGGACCAGTAACTATGATCAGTTTATGAAAAACCCACAAATGACTGAAAACCAATTCTTGGGATTTTTAAACCAATCTGCTAGTGAGATGATTACCAATGTGGCAATTGCCGCAGTAAAATAG
- a CDS encoding TetR/AcrR family transcriptional regulator, whose product MSKTLKHEIKADYLLEKGVEIIWSKGYNGTSVNDIVKAADVPKGSFYFYFDSKEDFAIKALDKYFTMQFSPALDILQNSDGSPKERLLNFYQFRIKVLKEQLECKMGCLGCNLSNEMSEHNENIRNAVLDRHNLVKTEITKVVKEAQQSGEINSSINAEDLVGFIEDAGKGAMITMKEMKDSYPVDNHLNMVTHLLIK is encoded by the coding sequence ATGTCAAAGACCTTAAAACATGAAATCAAAGCAGATTATCTCCTAGAAAAAGGGGTAGAGATCATTTGGTCTAAAGGTTATAATGGCACTAGTGTAAACGACATTGTAAAAGCAGCAGATGTACCAAAAGGTTCCTTTTACTTTTATTTTGATAGTAAAGAAGATTTTGCAATTAAAGCATTGGACAAGTATTTTACTATGCAATTTTCTCCTGCTTTGGACATTCTTCAAAACAGTGATGGATCTCCCAAAGAACGGTTACTGAACTTTTATCAATTCCGTATAAAAGTTTTAAAAGAACAATTAGAATGTAAAATGGGATGTCTTGGGTGTAATTTGAGTAATGAAATGTCTGAGCATAACGAAAACATAAGGAATGCTGTATTAGATAGGCATAATTTGGTGAAAACTGAAATAACCAAGGTTGTTAAAGAAGCCCAACAATCCGGCGAAATAAATTCTTCTATTAATGCAGAGGATCTAGTTGGATTTATTGAAGATGCAGGAAAAGGGGCTATGATAACAATGAAAGAAATGAAGGATTCATACCCTGTCGATAATCATCTGAATATGGTAACACACTTATTAATTAAATAA